Proteins from a genomic interval of Rosa chinensis cultivar Old Blush chromosome 2, RchiOBHm-V2, whole genome shotgun sequence:
- the LOC112189314 gene encoding uncharacterized protein LOC112189314 produces the protein MASKPGGERKPAADQGSDAKLEQAMKDSPYVQSDNLEDYKRQGYGTEGHQQVQPGRGAGSTDAPTVSGANVSSKADVTASETINSQGVN, from the coding sequence ATGGCGAGCAAGccaggaggagagagaaagccaGCAGCTGATCAGGGAAGCGATGCGAAGTTAGAGCAGGCAATGAAGGACAGTCCGTACGTCCAATCCGATAACTTGGAGGATTACAAGCGCCAGGGGTACGGAACCGAGGGACATCAACAGGTCCAGCCGGGTCGGGGCGCCGGATCCACCGATGCTCCGACTGTTTCCGGGGCTAATGTTTCCTCCAAGGCGGATGTTACCGCCTCTGAAACTATCAACAGCCAAGGAGTTAATTAG